Proteins encoded in a region of the Haloarcula sp. CBA1129 genome:
- a CDS encoding heme-copper oxidase subunit III — MSVSDEHADDGHGEHHLPATEDWPHGFGEASWWPFVTAIGGSGIYVSAALLVLSMGENALVSQTVGAGAMAGSVGLFLVGIYGWLYHAFVSDFWERGTDYHSDKTLKFAMLLFLGSEIATFGAGFVYYFIVRGGEVWAQAAVPEVFGSLVIVNTLILIASSVTLHFSHLALRNGNRSRFLKLLGATLLLGIVFIGGQVYEYYEFIVHKGFSIGGGIYGSAFYGLTGLHGLHVTMGAVLLGIVFIRAYYGQYSAERHTSVSTASMYWHFVDIVWIFLVVVLYMGANLV; from the coding sequence ATGAGTGTCTCCGATGAACACGCGGACGACGGGCACGGGGAGCATCACCTCCCGGCGACGGAGGACTGGCCCCACGGGTTCGGCGAGGCCAGCTGGTGGCCCTTCGTGACGGCGATCGGTGGTTCGGGCATCTACGTCAGCGCGGCCCTGCTCGTGCTCTCGATGGGCGAAAACGCACTAGTCAGCCAGACGGTCGGGGCGGGAGCAATGGCCGGGAGCGTCGGGCTCTTCCTCGTCGGCATCTACGGCTGGCTGTATCACGCCTTCGTCTCCGACTTCTGGGAGCGCGGGACGGACTACCACTCGGATAAAACGCTGAAGTTCGCGATGCTCCTGTTCTTGGGGAGCGAAATCGCTACATTCGGCGCTGGCTTCGTCTACTACTTCATCGTGCGCGGCGGCGAAGTCTGGGCACAGGCGGCAGTGCCCGAGGTGTTTGGCTCGCTGGTCATTGTCAACACGCTGATTCTGATCGCCAGCTCGGTGACGCTTCACTTCAGTCACCTCGCGCTCCGGAACGGGAACCGGAGCCGATTCCTGAAACTACTTGGCGCGACGCTGTTGCTGGGAATCGTCTTCATCGGCGGACAGGTGTACGAGTACTACGAATTCATCGTTCACAAGGGCTTTAGTATCGGTGGTGGCATCTACGGGTCCGCGTTCTACGGTCTGACTGGGCTCCACGGCCTCCACGTCACGATGGGTGCGGTTCTGCTTGGTATCGTCTTCATCCGTGCGTACTACGGCCAGTATTCGGCTGAACGGCACACCTCCGTCTCGACGGCGTCGATGTACTGGCACTTCGTCGACATCGTCTGGATCTTCCTCGTCGTCGTGCTCTACATGGGCGCGAACCTAGTGTAA
- a CDS encoding flagella cluster protein, whose protein sequence is MDQLDVSGSFDVHEYRHGLKLLKDDRETMTLSNRKGFACPACGNEFETLFISEKRTNTFGNPGSPFCLIRTDDQLLVLTH, encoded by the coding sequence ATGGACCAGCTCGATGTCAGCGGCAGCTTCGATGTCCACGAGTACCGACACGGGCTCAAACTGCTGAAAGACGACCGCGAGACGATGACGCTATCGAACCGGAAGGGGTTCGCCTGTCCGGCCTGTGGCAACGAGTTCGAGACGCTCTTTATCAGTGAAAAGCGGACGAATACTTTCGGAAACCCCGGGTCGCCCTTCTGCCTGATTCGGACCGACGACCAGCTGCTGGTCCTGACACATTGA
- a CDS encoding PGF-CTERM sorting domain-containing protein, giving the protein MHRSVPAIGLAILVVLSGCVTATVDSTVAADGTVSEYDLTLEMSPSVYDGFQSQAQQEGYDSVEGYLLADVNTSRMANHTYEQELEGENVTLSMTFTDWNPGPESDVSTNVSEGNVTYEDRTFLTANEDTDVAFGDGVAVEYQLTMPADISSSNADIVQNETAVWEYAADEPVDEPIRATSPAPSSTFGPGMGIPVAVVALLGAALLASRD; this is encoded by the coding sequence ATGCATCGGAGTGTCCCTGCAATCGGTCTCGCTATCCTCGTCGTTCTGTCCGGCTGCGTGACGGCGACGGTTGACTCAACAGTGGCCGCCGACGGCACAGTTTCAGAATACGACCTGACCCTCGAGATGTCGCCGTCAGTGTATGACGGTTTCCAGAGTCAGGCCCAGCAAGAGGGCTATGACTCAGTCGAGGGGTATCTGCTGGCCGACGTGAACACCAGCCGGATGGCAAACCACACGTACGAACAGGAACTAGAGGGTGAGAACGTCACGCTCTCGATGACGTTCACGGACTGGAACCCCGGCCCGGAAAGCGATGTATCGACTAACGTCAGTGAGGGCAACGTCACGTACGAAGACCGGACGTTCCTCACGGCGAATGAGGATACCGACGTGGCCTTCGGTGATGGCGTCGCGGTCGAGTACCAGCTGACGATGCCTGCCGACATCTCGTCATCGAACGCCGATATCGTTCAAAACGAGACCGCTGTCTGGGAGTACGCGGCTGACGAACCGGTCGACGAACCGATCCGCGCGACCAGCCCGGCCCCATCGTCCACCTTCGGCCCCGGCATGGGGATTCCCGTCGCAGTCGTAGCACTGCTCGGGGCTGCATTGCTGGCCAGCCGGGACTGA
- a CDS encoding universal stress protein encodes MYTILVPVDADEDRARGQAAFVAELPAADTDIEAVITHALTKEEAEAPEEIRNVERISTVRLVRDYLEDHDVDVQLAEGQQPPADGIIELADEFDVDQIVMGSRKRSPTGKAVFGSVSQQVLLEADDPVTVVGSRAE; translated from the coding sequence ATGTACACGATACTTGTCCCTGTCGACGCTGACGAGGACCGCGCTCGCGGCCAAGCCGCCTTCGTCGCGGAGCTACCGGCCGCCGACACCGATATCGAGGCCGTCATCACCCACGCACTGACCAAGGAAGAGGCGGAAGCGCCCGAGGAGATACGCAACGTCGAGCGGATCTCGACAGTCAGGCTCGTGCGTGACTACCTCGAAGACCACGATGTCGATGTCCAACTGGCCGAGGGCCAGCAACCGCCTGCGGACGGCATCATCGAACTGGCCGACGAGTTCGACGTCGACCAGATCGTCATGGGGTCCAGAAAGCGGTCACCGACCGGTAAAGCGGTGTTCGGGAGCGTCTCCCAGCAGGTGCTGCTTGAAGCGGACGACCCGGTCACCGTCGTCGGCTCACGAGCGGAGTGA
- a CDS encoding ABC transporter ATP-binding protein, with amino-acid sequence MASTPDASADSTADPILQMENVTAGYGNTTVLHDVSIAVDDGQVACLIGPNGSGKSTLMKSIYGFADVQSGAVSFRGQEITGRSPQQNLANGMSYVLQDASVFPGMSVHENMLMGGYVFNDDDRAAARAEELYAEFPVLDDLRSQSAGTLSGGQRRLLELARALMVEPDVMMLDEPSIGLEPRFIDDVFERIEQLNDLGTTILLVEQNAEKGLSVADRGFVLASGEIKFTGTGTELLNDEEVGRLYLGG; translated from the coding sequence ATGGCTTCCACACCAGACGCGAGCGCTGACTCCACCGCCGACCCGATCCTCCAGATGGAGAACGTCACGGCTGGCTACGGAAACACCACCGTGTTACACGACGTGAGCATCGCCGTCGATGACGGACAGGTCGCCTGTCTCATCGGCCCGAACGGCTCCGGGAAGTCCACGCTGATGAAAAGCATCTACGGCTTTGCGGACGTCCAATCCGGGGCGGTATCGTTCCGCGGTCAGGAGATCACCGGTCGGTCGCCCCAGCAGAACCTCGCCAACGGGATGAGCTACGTGCTGCAAGACGCCAGCGTTTTCCCGGGGATGAGCGTCCACGAGAACATGCTGATGGGCGGCTACGTGTTCAACGACGACGACCGCGCCGCCGCCCGCGCCGAGGAACTGTACGCGGAGTTCCCGGTGCTTGACGACCTGCGGAGCCAGTCGGCCGGCACCCTCTCAGGCGGCCAGCGTCGCCTGCTGGAACTGGCCCGCGCGCTGATGGTCGAACCGGACGTGATGATGCTCGACGAGCCCTCTATCGGGCTCGAACCGCGATTCATCGACGACGTGTTCGAGCGCATCGAGCAACTCAACGACCTCGGGACGACCATCCTGCTCGTCGAGCAGAACGCCGAAAAGGGGCTCTCTGTCGCTGACCGCGGTTTCGTGCTCGCAAGCGGTGAAATCAAATTCACCGGCACCGGGACCGAACTGCTTAACGACGAGGAAGTCGGACGCTTGTATCTAGGAGGGTAA
- a CDS encoding ABC transporter ATP-binding protein: protein MSKATSGPATEADSDRAVLRTDGVTKRFGGLTAVDDVDIEIHSGEIVGLIGPNGAGKSTLFNCITGTLTPDEGRVYLQGEDVTDWPEHKIARAGLGRMFQETRIFGDMTVRKNLLLAAQEGGAGVSSLMRRPDSSLLARTDELLDYVDLGGLAETRAGRMSFGQQKLLEFAMELMSEPDILLMDEPAGGINPSMLGNLIDYIRNANEEQESTIFLIEHNMDFVMDIADRIYVLAHGERIANGTPEEIQNDQRVLDAYLGRE, encoded by the coding sequence ATGAGTAAAGCGACGAGTGGCCCGGCGACAGAGGCGGACAGCGACCGTGCGGTGCTACGGACGGACGGCGTCACGAAGCGCTTCGGCGGTCTGACCGCTGTTGACGACGTTGACATCGAGATACACAGCGGCGAGATCGTCGGCCTCATCGGGCCCAACGGTGCCGGCAAGTCCACGCTGTTCAACTGCATCACTGGGACGCTGACGCCCGACGAGGGCCGGGTCTATCTTCAGGGTGAGGACGTGACGGACTGGCCCGAACACAAGATCGCGCGGGCCGGTCTGGGCCGGATGTTTCAGGAGACCCGCATCTTCGGGGACATGACCGTCCGGAAGAACTTGCTGCTTGCGGCTCAGGAGGGTGGCGCTGGCGTGTCCAGTCTCATGCGTCGCCCCGACAGTTCGCTGCTCGCTCGAACAGACGAACTGCTGGACTACGTGGACCTCGGCGGGCTGGCAGAGACCCGCGCCGGGCGGATGAGTTTCGGCCAGCAGAAGCTGCTCGAGTTCGCGATGGAGCTGATGTCGGAACCCGATATTCTGTTGATGGACGAACCGGCCGGAGGAATCAATCCCTCGATGCTGGGAAACCTCATCGACTACATCCGCAACGCCAACGAGGAGCAGGAGTCGACAATCTTCCTCATCGAACACAACATGGACTTCGTCATGGACATCGCCGACCGAATCTACGTTCTGGCACACGGCGAGCGCATCGCTAACGGGACGCCCGAAGAGATACAGAACGACCAGCGCGTCCTCGACGCGTACCTCGGGAGGGAGTGA
- a CDS encoding branched-chain amino acid ABC transporter permease produces the protein MSTTDEESGGVLRSILPPEQVDRFLGTCDDYGWPLLGIGTLVAASFPVLGLQGGYYMTVLTEMFLFAILALSWDIVGGQTGYPSFGNMAFFGIGAYATAILTKDFALAFPVAFLLAGLLAVSFAGIIGVIVLRLRGHYFAIATLGVLLVAQQVSRILDITGGASGKILLQTPSAETFYYLFLGVLVAEMALVYYLSGTRFGFVLNAIRDDEEKATAMGFNTTYYKTAAWMLAGLFTGFAGAAYSLFNTFIDPQTAYNGAWNVELIAMALLGGSGTVAGPVIGAFGLHTIIEIVETYAVGWQLVLLGGAVIVTVIGFPKGVVGTLNEYASQMDYYKHGGMAATDTDDGSEVSADE, from the coding sequence ATGAGCACGACAGACGAGGAGTCAGGCGGCGTCCTACGGTCGATTCTGCCCCCGGAGCAGGTCGACCGGTTCCTCGGGACCTGTGACGACTACGGCTGGCCGCTCCTCGGTATCGGCACGCTGGTCGCGGCTTCGTTCCCCGTCCTCGGACTGCAGGGCGGCTACTACATGACGGTGCTCACCGAGATGTTCCTGTTCGCCATCTTGGCGCTGTCTTGGGATATTGTCGGCGGACAGACCGGCTACCCCAGTTTCGGGAACATGGCCTTCTTCGGTATCGGCGCGTACGCGACGGCGATTCTGACCAAGGACTTCGCCCTCGCGTTCCCGGTCGCGTTCCTCTTAGCCGGCCTGCTCGCCGTGAGCTTCGCGGGTATTATCGGTGTCATCGTGCTCAGGCTTCGCGGGCACTACTTCGCCATCGCGACGCTGGGTGTCCTACTGGTCGCCCAGCAGGTCTCCCGTATTCTCGACATCACCGGCGGCGCCAGCGGGAAGATCCTGCTCCAGACGCCGTCCGCCGAGACGTTCTACTATCTCTTCTTGGGCGTCCTCGTCGCCGAGATGGCGCTCGTGTACTACCTCTCGGGGACGCGCTTTGGCTTCGTCCTCAACGCCATCCGCGACGACGAAGAAAAGGCGACGGCGATGGGGTTCAATACGACCTACTACAAGACGGCCGCGTGGATGCTGGCCGGACTGTTCACCGGGTTCGCCGGTGCGGCGTACAGCCTGTTCAACACGTTCATTGACCCCCAGACGGCCTACAACGGCGCGTGGAACGTCGAGCTCATCGCGATGGCGTTGCTGGGCGGATCTGGCACCGTTGCGGGACCCGTCATCGGTGCGTTCGGGCTCCATACCATCATCGAGATCGTCGAGACCTACGCCGTCGGGTGGCAGCTCGTCCTGCTCGGTGGGGCCGTCATCGTCACGGTCATCGGCTTCCCCAAGGGCGTCGTCGGCACGCTCAACGAATACGCCAGCCAGATGGACTACTACAAACACGGCGGCATGGCCGCCACAGATACCGACGACGGATCGGAGGTGAGTGCAGATGAGTAA
- a CDS encoding branched-chain amino acid ABC transporter permease, with protein sequence MAATQFVVNGLLVGALFAGVAVGFALIWGVVDIINLAHGEMVMLGGYTSYWMLTLVTGNAEGSPLLFLATVPVAIAVLFGIGYALQRTLVSRVIGTDIFLTLLVTFGASIAIQQLAIQAWSANPRSIQVSFANPSMSIAGIVVPKMKLVAFAGAIVLTALMYVFLQKTRTGRAIRAVSQNPEAAALVGIDVEHTRAMTFGVSSAIAGGIGAFIAVILNVQPQMGLIYTLKSFIIVVFGGVGSIPGALIGGLLLGSVEELVAGFISSQWTLAVSFSLLIVLLILKPKGLFGTGAEQ encoded by the coding sequence ATGGCTGCCACCCAATTCGTCGTCAACGGCCTGCTGGTCGGTGCGCTGTTCGCAGGCGTGGCGGTCGGATTCGCACTCATCTGGGGCGTCGTCGACATCATCAACCTCGCCCACGGCGAGATGGTGATGCTTGGAGGGTACACCTCCTACTGGATGCTGACGCTGGTCACGGGGAACGCAGAGGGATCGCCGCTCCTGTTTCTGGCAACGGTACCGGTCGCTATTGCAGTGCTGTTCGGCATCGGCTACGCGCTCCAGCGTACGCTGGTCTCGCGGGTCATCGGGACGGACATCTTCCTCACGCTGTTGGTGACATTCGGCGCGAGTATCGCCATCCAGCAGCTCGCGATACAGGCGTGGTCGGCCAATCCACGGTCGATTCAGGTCAGCTTCGCGAACCCGTCGATGTCGATTGCGGGTATCGTCGTTCCGAAGATGAAACTCGTCGCCTTCGCTGGTGCCATCGTCCTGACGGCGCTCATGTACGTCTTCCTCCAAAAGACACGGACCGGCCGGGCGATACGGGCTGTCTCGCAGAACCCCGAGGCCGCTGCGCTAGTCGGTATCGACGTCGAGCACACCCGCGCGATGACCTTCGGTGTGTCTTCCGCCATCGCCGGCGGTATCGGCGCGTTCATCGCTGTTATCCTGAACGTGCAACCACAGATGGGGCTCATCTACACGCTCAAGAGCTTCATCATCGTGGTTTTCGGCGGCGTCGGGAGCATCCCCGGCGCGCTCATCGGCGGCCTGCTACTCGGGTCCGTCGAGGAACTGGTCGCAGGGTTCATCTCCTCGCAGTGGACGCTCGCCGTGAGCTTCTCGCTGCTCATCGTCCTGCTCATCCTCAAACCGAAGGGCCTGTTCGGCACGGGGGCTGAGCAATGA
- a CDS encoding amino acid ABC transporter substrate-binding protein: MTGKQDRRAFLKVAGSTGVLGLTGLAGCSGDGGDGGDGGDGSGGNDGGSTGDSDGGMNVIKLGGSMSLTGDNADLGQLYKDAYELTIQRINESGGVEAGDGNTYELEMVLRDDGTDASQSKSIYQELIDREGIDYLLGPYSSTVTLPASAVAAQNQKPMVEGGGASPEIFAQGNEWIFGLLPTANKYAKSYIDMCLAQDSAPESIAILAEDGTFSQSTAEGARNKISNTDLELVVDQTFPSDTSDLSTNLGKVRDSDADVLLLCAHQKHNIILANQMESQNVNVDAAMGTVGSLNESFKDEAGANGDYMYGPSSWAVNADFDDPVYGKTGDFVSAIEENYDYTPDYHSAAGEAVILTYMNAFQNVDELSPTAVRDQIRQAEFSTVYGTVAFDDSGVIDKNMLVYQWQPDPGLQITYPENVAQSEPVYPMPDWSER; encoded by the coding sequence ATGACTGGAAAACAAGACCGACGCGCGTTTCTGAAGGTGGCAGGAAGTACAGGTGTCCTCGGACTGACCGGTCTCGCTGGCTGTTCCGGTGACGGAGGCGACGGAGGCGACGGGGGCGATGGCAGTGGTGGCAATGACGGCGGGTCCACCGGCGATAGCGATGGCGGGATGAACGTCATCAAGCTCGGCGGCTCGATGAGCCTCACCGGTGACAACGCCGATCTTGGCCAACTCTACAAGGACGCCTACGAGCTGACCATCCAGCGTATCAACGAATCCGGCGGCGTCGAGGCGGGCGACGGCAACACCTACGAACTGGAGATGGTTCTCCGGGACGACGGCACCGACGCCTCTCAGTCGAAGTCCATCTATCAGGAACTCATCGACCGTGAGGGCATCGACTACCTGCTCGGGCCGTACTCCAGTACGGTGACGCTACCCGCGAGCGCTGTGGCCGCACAGAACCAGAAACCGATGGTCGAAGGCGGTGGCGCGAGCCCGGAGATCTTCGCACAGGGTAACGAGTGGATTTTCGGCCTCCTGCCGACGGCGAACAAGTACGCCAAGAGCTACATCGACATGTGCCTCGCGCAGGATTCAGCGCCGGAGTCCATCGCGATTCTCGCGGAAGACGGTACGTTCAGCCAGTCGACCGCGGAGGGCGCACGCAACAAAATCAGCAACACAGATCTGGAACTGGTCGTCGACCAGACGTTCCCGTCGGACACGTCCGATCTCTCGACAAACCTCGGCAAGGTTCGGGACAGCGATGCGGACGTCCTCCTGCTGTGTGCCCACCAGAAGCACAACATCATCCTAGCCAACCAGATGGAGAGCCAGAACGTCAACGTCGACGCGGCGATGGGAACTGTCGGTAGCCTCAACGAATCGTTCAAGGACGAGGCCGGCGCGAACGGCGATTACATGTACGGGCCGTCCTCGTGGGCAGTCAACGCTGACTTTGACGACCCGGTGTACGGCAAGACCGGCGACTTCGTCTCGGCTATCGAGGAGAACTACGACTACACGCCGGACTACCACAGCGCGGCCGGCGAGGCGGTCATCCTCACCTACATGAACGCCTTCCAGAACGTCGACGAACTCAGTCCGACTGCGGTCCGGGACCAGATACGGCAGGCCGAGTTCTCGACCGTGTACGGGACCGTCGCCTTCGACGACAGCGGTGTCATCGACAAGAACATGCTGGTCTACCAGTGGCAGCCTGACCCGGGCCTCCAGATCACGTACCCGGAGAACGTGGCGCAGTCGGAACCTGTCTACCCGATGCCCGACTGGAGCGAGCGCTGA
- a CDS encoding DASS family sodium-coupled anion symporter has product MSWTGRARPRRTAAAIAMALASTAAIAAAPTPPGLDIAAQYALATMAFAAILWVTDALPLPVTALLIPVVLTVFGIYTEMEAALSGFADPLIYLFVAGFMLAKALQTHNIDRRIALYLISWMGRSPRLLILAIMIATAFLSMWVSNTATTAMMTPVALGVLAEVVGRDVPDGEASNMRIATLLGTAYAASVGGVGTLIGTPPNVVAVAFLDRLIGVEISFVQWLAIGLPIVVLTLPLTWYVLTFWLYPPEVEDVSGAKAQAKAYLEEEGPLSASGRRAAYIFAVTAALWILGGLGFLFEGLLPGPVFVTLFGGTGETVFGLTGHRGVLYLVVVGLLAIPALVLSGADDWENLVDIDWGTIILFGGGISLADALAETEATTWLARTVFDTLIGAPLALVVLAVVVFTVLVTELSSNTATTTILAPVLIGLGSVLAGTLGVDPMQAAITLTVTGAIAASFAFALPVATPPNAIVFGSGHLDQQDMIRAGVVLNVLMTLVLTGLVLISFAVLWPRVLW; this is encoded by the coding sequence ATGAGCTGGACGGGCCGAGCGCGACCGCGGCGAACGGCAGCAGCGATTGCTATGGCACTCGCCTCGACAGCCGCGATAGCCGCCGCCCCGACGCCACCCGGACTCGACATCGCCGCACAATACGCGCTAGCAACGATGGCCTTTGCGGCGATTCTCTGGGTGACGGATGCGCTACCGCTCCCAGTAACGGCGCTGTTGATCCCGGTGGTGCTGACAGTGTTTGGCATCTACACCGAGATGGAGGCCGCGCTCTCGGGCTTTGCCGACCCGCTCATCTACCTGTTCGTGGCGGGGTTCATGCTCGCGAAGGCGCTCCAGACCCACAACATCGACCGCCGGATCGCGCTGTACCTGATTAGCTGGATGGGGCGCTCACCTCGCTTGCTCATTCTGGCGATCATGATTGCGACGGCGTTTCTCTCGATGTGGGTGTCGAACACGGCGACGACAGCGATGATGACGCCCGTCGCACTGGGCGTGCTTGCCGAGGTCGTTGGCCGAGACGTGCCTGACGGTGAGGCCTCGAACATGCGAATTGCGACCTTGCTCGGAACGGCCTACGCGGCGAGCGTCGGCGGGGTTGGAACCCTCATCGGCACGCCGCCGAACGTCGTCGCCGTGGCGTTTCTCGACCGACTCATTGGCGTCGAAATCTCGTTCGTGCAGTGGCTGGCCATCGGGCTTCCCATCGTCGTGTTGACCCTGCCGCTGACGTGGTACGTCCTGACGTTCTGGCTGTATCCACCAGAAGTCGAGGACGTGAGTGGGGCGAAAGCGCAGGCGAAAGCGTACCTCGAAGAGGAGGGACCACTGTCCGCAAGCGGTCGCCGCGCAGCGTACATCTTTGCGGTCACGGCAGCCCTGTGGATTCTCGGTGGGCTCGGGTTCCTGTTCGAGGGACTCCTCCCCGGACCGGTGTTCGTGACGCTGTTCGGCGGCACGGGCGAAACCGTGTTCGGTCTGACGGGTCACCGCGGCGTCCTGTACCTCGTGGTGGTTGGACTGCTCGCTATTCCGGCGCTCGTCCTCTCGGGGGCTGACGACTGGGAGAATCTTGTCGACATCGACTGGGGGACCATCATCCTGTTCGGCGGCGGCATCTCACTGGCGGACGCGCTAGCCGAAACCGAGGCGACGACGTGGCTCGCCCGCACCGTCTTCGACACGCTGATCGGCGCGCCGCTGGCCCTCGTCGTGCTTGCCGTCGTCGTCTTCACCGTGCTGGTGACGGAACTGTCCTCGAACACGGCGACCACAACGATACTCGCGCCGGTCCTCATCGGTCTCGGAAGCGTGCTCGCTGGAACGCTCGGCGTTGACCCGATGCAGGCAGCGATCACCCTCACGGTTACCGGGGCTATCGCTGCCAGCTTCGCGTTCGCACTCCCCGTCGCCACGCCGCCGAACGCCATCGTCTTCGGGAGCGGCCACTTGGATCAACAGGACATGATACGGGCCGGCGTCGTGCTGAACGTCCTGATGACACTCGTGTTGACGGGACTTGTCCTCATTTCCTTCGCAGTCCTCTGGCCCCGCGTGCTCTGGTAG
- a CDS encoding class I SAM-dependent methyltransferase family protein, translating to MGVPCVRVPREAGEETRQRLAEAALVDDSYDITVVDGQLYVPVTDPEAVPPDLGVVEADPPVREGQTMPADALDFDPSYERIGDVAIVDEDDDERARAIADAITDSDLPVRAVLNRASKVKGEQRVRDWDVLAGEGTEVTHREYGCTFDLDLAEVYFSPRLATERHRVVEQVSEDEQAFDMFAGVGPFVVPFAKRGATCVGTDINETAIEYLCVNAEQNGVADRVTGICGDVREVAGEYEDWADRIVMNLPHSADEFLETAVALAGDDCVLHYYDIQHEDDLFGPGERAIRAAAEPAYDVTVETRHTVRSYAPKEHNVVLDVRLTR from the coding sequence ATGGGCGTTCCCTGCGTTCGCGTTCCCCGTGAGGCCGGCGAAGAGACCCGCCAGCGCCTCGCTGAGGCAGCTCTCGTTGACGACAGCTACGACATCACAGTCGTCGACGGGCAGCTGTACGTTCCTGTCACCGACCCCGAAGCAGTGCCGCCGGACCTCGGGGTTGTGGAGGCAGACCCGCCGGTCCGCGAGGGCCAGACGATGCCGGCAGACGCTCTCGACTTCGACCCGAGCTACGAGCGCATCGGCGATGTGGCAATCGTGGACGAGGACGACGACGAGCGGGCACGGGCAATTGCCGACGCGATTACGGATTCGGATCTCCCTGTGCGGGCTGTCCTGAACCGCGCGTCGAAAGTCAAAGGCGAGCAACGAGTCCGAGACTGGGACGTCCTCGCCGGTGAGGGCACCGAGGTCACCCACCGCGAGTACGGCTGTACGTTCGATCTCGACCTCGCCGAGGTGTACTTCTCACCGCGGCTGGCGACGGAGCGTCACCGCGTCGTCGAGCAGGTCAGCGAGGACGAGCAGGCCTTCGATATGTTCGCCGGCGTCGGCCCGTTCGTGGTTCCGTTCGCCAAGCGCGGAGCGACCTGCGTCGGAACCGACATCAACGAGACGGCAATCGAGTATCTGTGCGTGAATGCGGAACAGAACGGCGTCGCCGACCGCGTGACGGGCATCTGTGGCGACGTGCGCGAGGTCGCGGGCGAGTATGAGGACTGGGCCGACCGTATCGTGATGAATCTCCCCCACAGCGCCGACGAGTTTCTGGAGACCGCTGTTGCGCTGGCGGGTGACGACTGTGTCCTTCACTACTACGACATCCAGCACGAAGATGACCTGTTTGGCCCCGGTGAGCGAGCGATCCGGGCGGCTGCGGAGCCGGCCTACGACGTGACAGTCGAAACGCGCCACACCGTCCGGTCGTATGCGCCGAAGGAACACAACGTCGTTCTCGACGTTCGGCTGACACGCTAA
- the dph5 gene encoding diphthine synthase yields MLTFVGLGLYDERSATVVGRDAIRDADRVFAEFYTSRLIGTDLETLADTLDTTIEVRDRAGIEQDPEPILAAAESEDVVFCTAGDTMVSTTHTDLRLRAEDRGIETRIVHGTTAQTAAGSLTGLQNYRFGKATTLPFEDAHGGDGVPDSVVATIEDNRERDLHTLVYLDIKVDDPHWDESDDTYMTASHAAALLSEPLPDTLGVVVARAGSPDPLVVADTLDELAAQTFGDPLHLLVIPGSLHPLEADALESLAGADLE; encoded by the coding sequence ATGCTCACATTCGTCGGGCTGGGCCTCTATGACGAGCGCTCAGCCACGGTCGTCGGCCGCGACGCCATCCGGGACGCCGACCGCGTGTTCGCCGAGTTCTACACGAGCCGGCTGATCGGTACCGACCTCGAAACGCTGGCGGACACACTGGACACGACTATCGAAGTCAGGGATCGGGCCGGAATCGAGCAGGACCCCGAACCGATTCTCGCGGCCGCCGAGAGCGAAGACGTCGTCTTCTGTACCGCCGGCGATACGATGGTCTCGACGACTCACACCGACCTCCGGCTCCGTGCCGAGGACCGGGGCATCGAAACTCGAATCGTTCACGGAACGACCGCCCAGACAGCCGCCGGCTCGCTGACCGGCCTGCAGAACTACCGCTTCGGGAAGGCTACGACGCTTCCGTTCGAGGACGCCCACGGCGGCGACGGGGTTCCGGACAGCGTCGTCGCCACCATCGAGGACAACCGAGAACGTGACCTCCATACGCTGGTCTACCTCGACATCAAGGTCGACGACCCACACTGGGATGAGAGCGACGACACGTACATGACTGCCAGCCACGCCGCCGCCCTGCTATCGGAGCCGCTCCCGGACACGCTCGGCGTTGTCGTGGCTAGAGCCGGCAGCCCGGACCCACTCGTCGTTGCCGATACCCTCGACGAACTCGCCGCGCAGACGTTCGGCGACCCGCTCCATCTGCTCGTGATTCCCGGCTCGCTGCACCCGCTCGAAGCGGACGCTCTGGAGTCGCTTGCTGGCGCGGACTTAGAGTAA